A window of Azospirillum lipoferum 4B contains these coding sequences:
- a CDS encoding GntR family transcriptional regulator: MSPTMTFDDDRPDDTPDTSLDTAPPRRRRAVPTPPLADMAVDRLRDMIIYGELAPSARLIEPELSEKLGISRTPLREALKLLAADGLVMLRPNRNAIVAPLDAAELTHLFEAEGCIESFAARLAAERMTAADLRRLRGFQEKIEALQGAGALEEYFAINQKIHRLIVSSAKNPALVEAHDRLLGRLARARYFALGAQGRWKESVLEHREILAALEARDGKTAEHLFVHHVGRTGEVVAAACASPRARQTG; this comes from the coding sequence ATGAGCCCGACCATGACCTTCGACGATGACAGGCCGGACGACACGCCGGACACCTCGCTGGACACCGCTCCGCCGCGCCGACGCCGCGCGGTGCCGACGCCGCCATTGGCGGACATGGCGGTGGACCGGCTGCGCGACATGATCATCTATGGCGAGCTGGCGCCGTCCGCCCGCCTGATCGAACCGGAGCTGAGCGAGAAGCTCGGCATTTCCCGCACGCCGCTGCGCGAGGCGCTGAAGCTGCTGGCCGCGGACGGGCTGGTCATGCTGCGCCCCAACCGCAACGCCATCGTCGCCCCGCTCGATGCCGCCGAGCTGACCCACCTGTTCGAGGCGGAAGGCTGCATCGAGAGCTTCGCCGCCCGACTCGCCGCCGAACGGATGACCGCCGCCGACCTGCGCCGCCTGCGCGGCTTCCAGGAGAAGATCGAGGCGCTGCAGGGGGCCGGCGCGCTGGAGGAGTATTTCGCGATCAACCAGAAGATCCACCGGCTGATCGTGTCGAGCGCCAAGAACCCGGCGCTGGTCGAGGCGCATGACCGGCTGCTCGGCCGGCTGGCGCGGGCGCGCTACTTCGCGTTGGGCGCCCAGGGGCGATGGAAGGAATCGGTGCTGGAGCACCGCGAGATCCTGGCGGCGCTGGAGGCCCGCGACGGCAAGACCGCGGAGCATCTGTTCGTCCACCATGTCGGCCGGACCGGCGAGGTGGTCGCCGCCGCCTGCGCCTCCCCCCGCGCCCGGCAGACAGGGTGA
- a CDS encoding amidase, producing MTLPLRAMAQAEAVRSGRSNARAVTEAALARIAAGNPALNALVAVHAEQALDEADAVDRRLAAGENLPLAGVPVAVKDTIWVAGRRVTQGSRLFADFRAPADAIAVERLRRAGAVVVGMANSSEFACKGVTTNPLFGPTRHPMDLNLTPGGSSGGPAAAVAGGLVPLALGTDAGGSSRRPPAHVGAVGFKPSFGAIPYGPGFAEPFVGIAVMAPIAADIADTALMFEALAGPDPRDPDSAAIAPAEERPIASLTVAYSPAFGLDAPVDDDVRDAVERAVEVLAGAGARVVRPEGRFPHWPAGVTETALMPLQHAGLAALYGEAFRRDPGLFDPDIAVQIERGLSLSGAEVAAAQLLGVDVGRALAAQFSSVDLIVGPTTPCAAWPLDRLGPETIGGQPVPPRAHAVFTPLFNHAKVPALSLPCGTGRGGLPVGLQIVAPRGMDRRVLRFAAFAEETLAGCGPESQP from the coding sequence ATGACCCTTCCCCTTCGCGCCATGGCTCAGGCCGAAGCCGTGCGGAGCGGACGCAGCAATGCCCGCGCCGTGACCGAAGCTGCACTTGCCCGCATCGCCGCCGGCAATCCTGCCCTGAACGCCCTGGTCGCCGTCCATGCCGAGCAGGCGCTGGACGAGGCCGACGCGGTGGACCGCCGCCTTGCCGCAGGAGAGAATTTGCCGCTGGCGGGCGTGCCGGTGGCGGTCAAGGACACCATCTGGGTCGCCGGCCGGCGCGTCACCCAGGGATCGCGCCTGTTCGCCGACTTCCGCGCCCCCGCCGACGCCATCGCGGTGGAGCGGCTGCGCCGTGCCGGTGCGGTCGTCGTCGGCATGGCCAACAGCTCGGAATTCGCCTGCAAGGGCGTCACGACCAACCCGCTGTTCGGCCCGACCCGCCACCCGATGGACCTGAATCTGACCCCCGGCGGCTCCAGCGGCGGGCCGGCTGCGGCGGTGGCGGGCGGGCTGGTACCGCTGGCGCTCGGCACCGATGCCGGCGGATCGAGCCGCCGCCCGCCTGCCCATGTCGGCGCGGTCGGCTTCAAGCCCAGCTTCGGCGCCATCCCCTACGGCCCCGGCTTCGCCGAGCCCTTCGTCGGCATCGCGGTGATGGCGCCCATCGCCGCCGACATCGCCGACACCGCCCTGATGTTCGAGGCACTGGCCGGCCCCGACCCGCGCGATCCCGACAGCGCCGCCATCGCCCCGGCGGAGGAGCGGCCGATTGCGTCCCTGACCGTCGCCTACAGCCCGGCATTCGGCCTGGACGCGCCGGTTGACGACGATGTCCGCGACGCGGTGGAGCGGGCGGTGGAGGTACTGGCCGGCGCCGGTGCCCGCGTCGTCCGTCCAGAAGGCCGGTTCCCACACTGGCCGGCCGGCGTCACCGAAACCGCGCTGATGCCGCTGCAGCATGCCGGGCTCGCCGCACTTTATGGCGAGGCCTTCCGCCGTGATCCCGGCCTGTTCGATCCCGACATCGCCGTGCAGATCGAGCGCGGACTGTCCTTGAGCGGGGCGGAGGTCGCGGCGGCGCAGTTGCTCGGCGTCGATGTCGGCCGCGCGCTGGCTGCGCAGTTTTCTTCGGTGGACCTGATCGTCGGGCCGACCACGCCCTGCGCCGCCTGGCCGCTGGACCGGCTGGGACCGGAAACCATCGGCGGACAGCCGGTGCCGCCGCGGGCGCATGCCGTCTTCACCCCGCTGTTCAACCACGCCAAGGTTCCGGCGCTCAGCCTGCCCTGCGGGACGGGGCGTGGCGGGCTGCCGGTGGGCTTGCAGATCGTGGCGCCGCGCGGGATGGACCGCCGGGTGCTGCGCTTCGCCGCTTTCGCAGAGGAAACGCTCGCCGGATGCGGGCCGGAGTCCCAGCCATGA
- a CDS encoding ABC transporter permease encodes MGNRRIDFDALSFRIVMTGVALLALLLLAAPTVVVIWVSFTSGYSLKFPPPGYSLRWYVELWNAWQLQFALMNSLKVAAWATGLSVLLGVAASLGIARSASLTARVLDSLFLSPLVLPALAFGLSSLMFFSLVGVPVSPLTLIIGHTVVSVPFVVRNTVASLAQMNPTLLEASASLGATRWFTFRRITLPLIRPGIMAGGFIAFMASFDNVPVSLFLRDAATDMLPIRMWQDLEGKLDVTVAALSGVLIVATIALMMVMERVAGLSKRLT; translated from the coding sequence ATGGGCAACCGCCGTATCGACTTCGACGCGCTCAGCTTCCGCATCGTCATGACGGGGGTGGCGCTGCTGGCCCTGCTGCTGCTGGCGGCGCCGACGGTCGTGGTGATCTGGGTGTCCTTCACCAGCGGCTATTCGCTGAAATTCCCACCACCCGGCTATTCGCTGCGCTGGTATGTCGAGCTGTGGAACGCGTGGCAGCTGCAGTTCGCGCTGATGAACAGCCTGAAGGTGGCGGCCTGGGCGACCGGGCTGTCGGTCCTGCTGGGCGTCGCCGCCTCGCTCGGCATCGCACGCTCGGCCAGCCTGACGGCGCGGGTGCTGGACAGCCTGTTCCTGTCGCCGCTGGTGCTGCCGGCGCTGGCCTTCGGGCTGTCGTCGCTGATGTTCTTCTCGCTGGTCGGCGTGCCGGTGTCGCCGCTGACCCTCATCATCGGCCACACCGTGGTGTCGGTGCCCTTCGTGGTGCGCAACACCGTGGCCTCGCTGGCGCAGATGAACCCGACCCTGCTGGAGGCCTCGGCCAGCCTGGGCGCCACCCGCTGGTTCACCTTCCGCCGCATCACCCTGCCGCTGATCCGGCCGGGCATCATGGCCGGCGGATTCATCGCCTTCATGGCGTCCTTCGACAATGTGCCGGTGTCGCTGTTCCTGCGCGACGCCGCGACCGACATGCTGCCGATCCGCATGTGGCAGGATCTGGAAGGCAAGCTGGACGTGACGGTCGCGGCGCTGTCGGGCGTGCTGATCGTCGCCACCATCGCGCTGATGATGGTGATGGAGCGCGTCGCCGGCCTGTCGAAGCGGTTGACCTGA
- a CDS encoding ABC transporter ATP-binding protein: MVGASQSSQSAQRGQTLLLDGITQRYGNTLAVDDVTLDIKGGELVALLGPSGCGKTTLLRIIAGFMAQTKGHVIVGGEAIDGLPPNRRSVGIVFQNYALFPHMTVAENVAYGLDARGVDRATQRSEAQRMLDLVKLGHLGDRMPRQLSGGQQQRVALARALAVNPSILLLDEPFAALDKNLRLDMQIEVKRIQRLSGITTILVTHDQEEALSMADRVAVLSQGRLEQFSPPTEIYDAPDSLFVNTFVGSANLLSGVLLDADRSGGTVRLDAGGTIETRAPKGEVRPGGRVTVCLRPEHLRVDQAAAGADTLNGVVEMGLPLGATIVHEVRIADGSAVKVSEPRIDRAALFAPGTPVRLAPVAPRLASVFAAA, from the coding sequence ATGGTCGGAGCCTCGCAAAGCAGCCAGTCGGCCCAGCGTGGGCAGACGCTTCTTCTCGACGGGATCACCCAGCGCTACGGCAACACGCTGGCCGTCGATGACGTGACACTCGACATCAAGGGCGGCGAACTGGTGGCCCTGCTCGGACCGTCGGGCTGCGGCAAGACGACCCTGCTGCGGATCATCGCCGGCTTCATGGCCCAGACGAAGGGCCACGTCATCGTCGGCGGCGAGGCCATCGACGGGCTGCCGCCCAACCGCCGCTCCGTCGGCATCGTCTTCCAGAACTATGCGCTGTTCCCGCACATGACGGTGGCGGAGAATGTCGCCTATGGGCTGGACGCCCGTGGCGTCGACCGCGCCACCCAGCGCAGCGAGGCCCAGCGCATGCTGGATCTGGTGAAGCTGGGCCATCTCGGCGACCGCATGCCGCGCCAGCTGTCCGGCGGGCAGCAGCAGCGCGTCGCGCTGGCCCGCGCGCTGGCGGTGAACCCGTCGATCCTGCTGCTCGACGAACCCTTCGCCGCACTCGACAAGAACCTGCGCCTCGACATGCAGATCGAGGTGAAGCGCATCCAGCGCCTGTCCGGCATCACCACCATCCTCGTCACCCACGACCAGGAGGAGGCGCTGTCGATGGCCGACCGCGTCGCGGTGCTGAGCCAGGGCCGGCTGGAGCAGTTCTCCCCGCCGACCGAGATCTATGACGCGCCGGACAGCCTGTTCGTCAACACCTTCGTCGGCTCCGCCAACCTGCTGAGCGGCGTTCTGCTCGATGCCGACCGCAGCGGCGGCACGGTGCGGCTGGATGCCGGCGGCACCATCGAGACGCGCGCGCCCAAGGGCGAGGTCCGCCCCGGCGGCCGCGTCACCGTCTGCCTGCGGCCGGAGCATCTGCGCGTCGATCAGGCGGCGGCCGGCGCCGACACGCTGAACGGCGTGGTGGAGATGGGGCTGCCGCTGGGCGCCACAATCGTCCATGAGGTGCGCATCGCCGACGGTTCCGCCGTGAAGGTGTCGGAACCGCGCATCGACCGCGCCGCGCTGTTCGCCCCCGGCACGCCGGTGCGCCTCGCCCCGGTCGCCCCCCGCCTCGCCTCGGTCTTCGCCGCGGCCTGA
- a CDS encoding hydroxyisourate hydrolase, with product MAGGISIHGVDVARGVAAEGLRVELYALTPDRRLLADGRLGANGQLDHPTVRGEGIAPGPHEVLFHVGDWLRAAGYPEEQTRFLDVMPFRFKVTDLDRHLHLPFKFTPFGVSLFLGV from the coding sequence ATGGCCGGCGGTATTTCGATTCACGGCGTGGACGTGGCGCGCGGCGTCGCCGCCGAAGGGCTGCGGGTGGAGCTTTACGCCCTGACGCCCGACCGCCGTCTGCTGGCCGACGGCCGTCTCGGCGCCAACGGGCAGCTCGACCACCCCACGGTGCGTGGCGAGGGCATTGCCCCCGGCCCGCACGAGGTGCTGTTCCATGTCGGCGACTGGCTGCGCGCGGCGGGATATCCGGAGGAGCAGACCCGCTTCCTCGACGTCATGCCATTCCGCTTCAAGGTGACCGACCTGGACCGCCATCTGCATCTGCCCTTCAAATTCACCCCCTTCGGGGTTTCTCTCTTTCTGGGTGTGTAG
- a CDS encoding ABC transporter permease: protein MAATLRNVTTYDLKLAAPLAAGFVVFFVTPLVILLALSFQTDPQGGHFGLTQYVTFLGDSFSLGVLGSTLWLGVKVTALTLLLGYPVAWLHQRSPGWAKGVIMLLVLLPLLTSVVVRTFAWVVILGRQGIVNASLLGLGLIDTPLKLLYTEGGVVMALAQVQMPLMVLPLITALSRIDPNLADASSVLGAGHWRTFRKVILPLSLPGIIAGCLLTYAAAITAFITQSLIGGGQMLFMPMYIYQQASTLQNWPFAAAISVIFLVAVLVVVSIFNVLGRLSRGYTNA from the coding sequence ATGGCCGCGACGCTGCGCAACGTCACCACATACGACCTGAAACTGGCGGCGCCGCTGGCGGCGGGGTTCGTCGTCTTCTTCGTCACGCCGCTGGTCATCCTGCTGGCGCTGAGCTTCCAGACCGATCCGCAGGGCGGACATTTCGGGCTGACCCAGTACGTCACCTTCCTCGGCGACAGTTTCAGCCTCGGGGTGCTGGGATCGACGCTGTGGCTGGGGGTGAAGGTCACGGCGCTGACGCTGCTGCTGGGCTATCCGGTGGCGTGGCTGCACCAGCGCTCCCCCGGCTGGGCAAAGGGCGTCATCATGCTGCTGGTGCTGCTGCCGCTGCTGACCAGCGTGGTGGTGCGCACCTTCGCCTGGGTGGTCATCCTTGGGCGGCAGGGGATCGTCAACGCCTCTCTGCTCGGGCTGGGGCTGATCGATACGCCGCTGAAGCTGCTCTACACCGAGGGCGGCGTGGTGATGGCGCTGGCGCAGGTGCAGATGCCGCTGATGGTGCTGCCGCTGATCACGGCGCTGAGCCGGATCGATCCGAACCTCGCCGACGCCTCGTCGGTGCTGGGGGCCGGGCATTGGCGGACCTTCCGCAAGGTGATCCTGCCGCTGTCGCTGCCGGGCATCATCGCCGGCTGCCTGCTGACCTATGCCGCCGCCATCACCGCCTTCATCACCCAGAGCCTGATCGGCGGCGGACAGATGCTGTTCATGCCGATGTACATCTACCAGCAGGCCTCGACCCTGCAGAACTGGCCCTTCGCCGCCGCGATCTCCGTCATCTTCCTGGTCGCGGTGCTGGTGGTGGTGTCGATCTTCAACGTGCTGGGCCGCCTGTCGCGCGGCTACACCAACGCCTGA
- a CDS encoding MFS transporter, which translates to MVAESAADAPAQPPLLPALLGMTGLQALVALALFAPGVLAPRMGIDPAGLGLFTTTGFAVGMVASLGGGVLAGRLGSFRVASFCAVAVAAAMLCAMTGGGSLALLAAGIAIGLACGPETPASAAILGQLVREADRPMVFSVRQTGNQIGAMAGSLALPLLATVADPRAGYAAIAALALVCVLPFERLRTAYDPLTRSATSAFGLVTAIRLLRSDPALRRLSLVSAPYAASQLTLNGFFVVFAVAELGLEHVAAGVALAAGQAGGLAGRLGWGVVASRWVSPRLLVGLLGLGMAAASVLVALAGASLPFPVLVALTFLFGLTASGWNGVFLAEVARLAPAGRIGEATGAVMVGGFAGLIAGPVLLVAAAAVSSLAAGYLVVGLLAALAGLSLLGDKR; encoded by the coding sequence ATGGTAGCCGAATCCGCGGCGGACGCGCCAGCGCAGCCGCCGCTTCTGCCGGCACTGCTGGGAATGACCGGCCTGCAGGCCCTGGTGGCTCTCGCCCTGTTCGCGCCGGGCGTGCTGGCGCCGCGCATGGGCATCGACCCGGCGGGGCTCGGCCTGTTCACCACCACCGGCTTCGCCGTGGGAATGGTGGCATCGCTGGGCGGCGGCGTGCTGGCCGGGCGGCTGGGCTCCTTCCGGGTGGCGAGCTTCTGCGCGGTGGCGGTGGCCGCTGCCATGCTGTGCGCGATGACGGGGGGCGGCTCCCTGGCGCTGCTGGCGGCGGGGATCGCCATCGGGCTGGCCTGCGGGCCGGAGACGCCGGCCAGCGCCGCCATCCTCGGGCAGCTGGTGCGCGAAGCCGACCGGCCGATGGTATTCTCCGTCCGGCAGACCGGCAACCAGATCGGCGCCATGGCCGGTTCGCTGGCCCTGCCGCTGCTGGCCACCGTCGCCGATCCGCGCGCCGGCTATGCCGCCATCGCCGCGCTGGCGCTGGTCTGCGTCCTGCCCTTCGAACGGCTGCGGACGGCCTACGATCCGCTGACGCGGTCCGCCACCTCCGCCTTCGGGCTGGTGACGGCGATCCGGCTGCTGCGCAGCGATCCGGCGTTGCGGCGGCTGTCTCTCGTCTCCGCCCCCTATGCGGCGAGCCAGCTGACGCTCAATGGCTTCTTCGTGGTCTTCGCCGTGGCGGAACTCGGGCTGGAGCATGTCGCCGCCGGCGTTGCGCTGGCGGCCGGACAGGCCGGCGGGCTGGCCGGGCGGCTCGGCTGGGGCGTGGTCGCGTCGCGCTGGGTCTCGCCGCGCCTGCTGGTCGGTCTGCTCGGGCTGGGCATGGCCGCCGCGTCGGTGCTGGTCGCGCTGGCCGGCGCCTCCCTGCCCTTCCCGGTGCTGGTGGCGCTGACCTTCCTGTTCGGGCTGACCGCCAGCGGCTGGAACGGTGTGTTCCTGGCCGAGGTGGCGCGGCTGGCGCCGGCGGGCCGCATCGGCGAGGCGACGGGGGCGGTGATGGTCGGCGGCTTCGCCGGGTTGATCGCCGGCCCGGTCCTGCTGGTCGCCGCCGCCGCGGTCAGCAGCCTCGCCGCCGGCTATCTCGTGGTGGGGCTGTTGGCGGCACTGGCGGGATTGAGCCTTCTCGGAGACAAGCGATGA
- a CDS encoding ABC transporter substrate-binding protein, which yields MLLTRRTLMQTALTLGAMHAFPGLTWAQARPLVFATFTGSWEEAHKAVLVPAFRKATGNADMVLDPMLSVDQIAKVNAAKNNPPIDVMLHDPGPALQAIAQDLVEPYPVEKSAHYKDLIPAAQMPTGPAPFFQVVGITYNPETVKTPPTSWADLWKPEFKGRVGITNLNSTLGTGFMVELAKMHGGSESNIDPAFKALEALRPSLAAVAANPGQLATLFQQGQIDISPGNFNAIQILKARGVPVEFVIPKEGAIAFKTTIHIVKNSPNKELAFKLIEAALSPEVQAKLMEEPFLIVPTNTKVAIKGELAKTLAKDHAEIAKKFVFQDWAKINEQRGAWIERFNREIRV from the coding sequence ATGCTGCTGACCCGCCGCACCCTGATGCAGACGGCCCTGACGCTGGGTGCCATGCACGCCTTCCCCGGCCTGACCTGGGCGCAGGCGCGCCCGCTGGTCTTCGCGACCTTCACCGGCAGCTGGGAGGAGGCGCACAAGGCCGTGCTCGTCCCCGCCTTCCGCAAGGCGACCGGCAACGCCGACATGGTGCTCGACCCCATGCTGTCGGTCGACCAGATCGCCAAGGTGAACGCGGCGAAGAACAACCCGCCGATCGACGTCATGCTGCACGATCCGGGGCCCGCGCTGCAGGCCATCGCGCAGGATCTGGTCGAACCCTATCCAGTGGAAAAGAGCGCCCATTACAAGGACCTGATCCCGGCCGCACAGATGCCGACAGGACCGGCGCCCTTCTTCCAGGTGGTGGGCATCACCTACAACCCGGAAACGGTGAAGACGCCGCCGACCTCCTGGGCCGATCTGTGGAAGCCGGAATTCAAGGGCCGCGTCGGCATCACCAACCTGAACTCCACGCTCGGCACCGGGTTCATGGTGGAGCTGGCCAAGATGCATGGCGGGTCGGAATCCAACATCGACCCCGCCTTCAAGGCGCTGGAGGCGCTGCGCCCCAGCCTCGCCGCCGTCGCCGCCAACCCCGGCCAGCTCGCCACCCTGTTCCAGCAGGGCCAGATCGACATCTCCCCCGGCAACTTCAACGCCATCCAGATCCTGAAGGCGCGCGGCGTCCCGGTGGAGTTCGTCATCCCCAAGGAAGGCGCCATCGCCTTCAAGACGACCATCCACATCGTCAAGAACTCTCCCAACAAGGAACTGGCCTTCAAGCTGATCGAGGCCGCCCTGTCGCCGGAGGTGCAGGCCAAGCTGATGGAGGAGCCGTTCCTGATCGTGCCGACCAACACCAAGGTCGCGATCAAGGGCGAACTCGCCAAGACGCTGGCCAAGGACCATGCCGAGATCGCGAAGAAGTTCGTCTTCCAGGACTGGGCCAAGATCAACGAGCAGCGCGGCGCCTGGATCGAACGCTTCAACCGCGAGATCAGGGTTTGA